The following proteins come from a genomic window of Nicotiana tomentosiformis chromosome 12, ASM39032v3, whole genome shotgun sequence:
- the LOC104098855 gene encoding uncharacterized protein gives MPDDKKMLCVHFDDNNNKLEFSYLVGLSIWLPAIALVYRVLKFLLHWLTHPKVISLPKEGEIEIAKCDEKKYSSVKDRGGQQTVQYRFRQRQKKVQRESTSKEKSDSGVLDSKLVAKEEEGCVSKLPRVRDGDLEHFSHRHPLLRFHLRGTENIRCNMCTFIISGVAYGCDHCRYFLHEVCSSIPKRIRHDFHPMHSLTLCPIPSISLCYSKVESELLAVAEKRGFGTEFRCVACGYDNSYPQKSLFAFYYHCDVCNFDLHLECASVPTTLIHKVKYPFDLFTIFPLESEGAALFCDICNQVMNREFSWLFYNREFDYICHFECGAEEEFGLIGDDGFLSEVQKLLVLQTSFPGQKPKVKQLGEVTHFSHRHPLKAIKQMNEASIMSCCICSNKSSSGYICQQCNYFIDESCFHLPPKIRHQYYPNHTLILASYTDYPNIHCTAYSAEGGTAYHCSACKFSLHRTCAGAPMTLTLGTNKKVSYKLLYSYPFEGEMAVINCSDCSSKLNSKKSFLYYNFDLDEVHHVQCALAREADTYATKFLLASERLKSIRIGEDHS, from the coding sequence ATGCCGGACGACAAGAAGATGCTGTGCGTGCACTTTGACGATAACAATAACAAGTTGGAATTCAGTTATTTAGTAGGCCTTTCTATATGGCTACCGGCTATTGCTCTGGTTTATCGTGTGCTGAAATTTCTTCTTCATTGGCTAACTCATCCTAAAGTTATATCACTGCCCAAAGAAGGAGAGATAGAAATAGCTAAGTGTGATGAAAAGAAATACTCAAGTGTGAAAGATAGAGGAGGACAACAAACTGTTCAGTACAGATTTAGGCAGAGACAGAAAAAGGTACAAAGAGAATCAACAAGTAAAGAGAAATCAGACTCTGGGGTTTTGGATTCTAAATTGGTCGCGAAGGAAGAGGAAGGGTGTGTGTCGAAACTACCTCGTGTTCGTGATGGTGATCTAGAGCATTTCAGCCACAGACACCCTCTGCTAAGATTCCATCTCCGAGGTACAGAAAATATAAGATGCAACATGTGTACTTTTATAATATCCGGAGTGGCTTATGGTTGTGATCACTGTCGTTACTTTCTCCACGAGGTATGCTCTAGCATTCCTAAAAGAATTAGGCATGATTTTCATCCCATGCATTCACTTACCCTTTGTCCTATTCCCTCAATCTCTCTTTGTTATTCCAAAGTTGAGAGCGAACTGCTGGCTGTGGCCGAAAAGAGAGGTTTTGGGACTGAATTCCGTTGTGTGGCATGTGGATATGACAACTCTTACCCTCAAAAGTCACTCTTTGCTTTTTACTATCATTGCGATGTGTGTAATTTTGACCTTCATCTTGAATGTGCTTCCGTACCAACGACATTGATCCATAAGGTTAAATATCCATTTGATCTCTTCACTATCTTTCCACTAGAAAGTGAAGGTGCAGCCCTGTTTTGTGATATTTGTAACCAAGTTATGAATAGGGAATTCTCTTGGCTTTTCTACAATCGTGAGTTTGATTACATCTGCCATTTTGAGTGTGGTGCTGAAGAAGAGTTTGGGCTAATAGGGGATGACGGTTTCCTATCTGAAGTCCAGAAACTATTGGTTCTTCAAACAAGTTTCCCTGGCCAAAAACCAAAAGTCAAACAGTTAGGAGAAGTTACACACTTCAGCCACCGCCATCCGCTGAAAGCAATCAAACAGATGAATGAGGCATCAATCATGAGTTGCTGCATATGTTCAAACAAGTCTTCGTCCGGTTACATTTGCCAGCAATGCAATTACTTCATCGACGAGAGCTGTTTCCATCTTCCACCAAAGATTCGACACCAATATTACCCGAATCACACCCTCATACTCGCCAGCTACACCGATTATCCAAATATCCACTGCACAGCTTACAGCGCAGAAGGTGGTACAGCATACCATTGCTCTGCTTGTAAATTCAGTCTCCATCGTACCTGTGCTGGTGCTCCCATGACATTAACCCTTGGCACAAACAAGAAAGTTAGTTATAAGCTCCTCTATTCGTATCCGTTTGAGGGTGAGATGGCTGTTATCAATTGCAGTGATTGTTCCAGTAAGTTAAACTCAAAGAAGAGCTTCTTGTACTACAATTTTGACCTGGATGAAGTGCACCATGTCCAATGTGCGCTTGCTAGAGAAGCTGACACTTATGCTACTAAGTTCCTTTTAGCTAGTGAAAGACTGAAAAGCATCAGAATAGGGGAAGACCACTCCTAA